ATTATAAAGCCAAAAGTCGTATAATAGAATATTTGTGGCAAACATCCATAATACTACCCTACGCATCAATCAAGTTTATTGATCCAGATGGTGTAATGTATGCGTTTGAAAGAAAGACGGAAAGTATGCCAAAGAGACCACGTGAGATTTTACCGCACCCACATGGCGTAGATGTAGAATTATTAAAAAGACTAATAATTAAGTCTAAAGGTATGACATTAAAAGAGTTTTTGATAGAAAATTTTCAACGCGTGGGTCCCAAGAAAGCAGAAAAGTTCTTAGGGTATGCAGGTTTTCAACCAGACTTACGTGTTGAGAAATTAAATCAAGATATGATAGCAAAACTTTCCGCTGCAATGAAAAATTTTAGTGAATTTTTACCTCCTGATGCATCTGGTCTTTCACCCATAGGTAAGGAACTGTTAAAAATTGGCATTGAAGAATCTACAGACGCGGAATTCGTGCATGTTGTTCAAAGGCCTCCCTCATCCTATGAAGGTCATCCATTTATTGTTGAAACTGCAATTGCTTATGGAGGAAAAATACAACCCGCGGGTGAGGGTGAAGTGAATCTTTACAGGTTTGCTAATAAAATTCCACTTCTCTATGATGTATATAATGATGTATCAATGAAAGTTATTAAAAAGATTGATTGGAATAATTATAAGCTTAAAATCTACAACGAACCTATAGCATTCTTCGTCCACATTTGCTCTACAAAAATACCCTATAAGACTGTAGGAAAAGAGTATATTGCGGAGCAGCCTGAAGTAGCAAGAGAAATAGAGCTTGGATTAAGAGAGAATGCAAGATATTTATCTGCATATCTAAGTAGGAAACGTGTTGAAGAAATGAGCCGTACAAGACTCAATGTCTTGAGTAAATATTTAAAGCTCATCGCTAAGTATTCCTCTGAACTTACAGGATTACCTGAACTGGTAAACCTTCCTACTGAGACACAAATAGAGGAGGTGGTAAAACAATGAGTATGAACGAAGATAGAATTCATGTGTCAGAACGATTAAAACTTCTTGGTCTTGAAGTATATAAACAATTAGAATCTGGCATGTATCCTAAAATAAAATTGCCTGTAAGAAGTGTTTCGAACATCATATATGATCAAGAAAAAGGAGTCGTGAAATTAGGAGAAAAAATGTCAATAAGAAGTAGCTCAAACATAAAGCAATCGAAAGCATTCGCAAGATTAATGTGGGTTGCAGCATTTGCAAAAACTAACCTGGTGGATAAAGGCAAATCATGCAGCCTCAGAGATCTGTATTATCACTCGTTCAACGATGAAGTGATCAAATTTGATGAACAAGATGAATCAGATAATGTAGTCATTGAACTAGAAAGTATATTAGGCGTACCACGTGAAACATTTAACATTTTACCTGAAGAGAAAAGTTCAATCTTCGGTGATTTAATGATTGAGTACACAACGCCTGAGAGTCACGCAGGACTAAGAGTAAATCTAATGTCAGATCCAGATGGCAAAAACATAGGACTTTCTATAGCAACAGCAAAATTCATTGAAACAAGCGCAAAAATGGTTATAGCTGTAGAGAAAGGAGCCATGTTTAGAAGATTCATAGAAGAAGGACTCTACAATAGATTGAATGCGATTCTTATAGATACTGGAGGACAAGCACCAAGGTTTACTAGAATTGTCATAAGAAGATTACATGAGGAATTAGGACTACCAGTTTATATTCTTACAGATGCGGATCCGTGGGGAATGCACATTGCTAGAGTTATCACATCAGGTTCAGCACAAGCAGCTCATATACCATTTCTGGCAACACCTAATGCTAAGTGGATAGGAATTTGGGCAACAGATATTAAAAAGTATGAGCTACCCGCACTTAAACTGAATGCTATTGACACACAACGTTTGACAACATTAGAAAGAGATCCTAGATACAATGATGGTATATGGGCAGAGCAACTTAAGTCATTCAAGAAGATAGGACTAAAAGCTGAACTTGAAGCCTTCAGTAAATATGGCTTAACAGCAATAATAGATCGTTACATATTAAAGAAAATAAAGAATATAGAGAAGGATATTTAAATATTAACTACTACTCATATTTAAGTGCGATAGCTGGTTGTATTTTTGATGCTCTATAAGCTGGTATAAAACCTCCAACTACACCAACAACTATAGCCATACCTATGGATCTCAATATTAGATCAGTAGTTATTAAAGGTCCCGCTTTTATTGTTATTGATTCACTTACTCCTCTAATTACAAATGAGCCTGTTGAAGAAAGAACATTAGCTCCAATGGTTCCGATTATCACACCTACTATACCTCCCAGTAGACTCATTAAAAGTGCTTCAGTTGTGATTAACAGTAGCACAAGCGCATTGGAATAACCCATTGCCTTAAGTACACCTATTTCTTTGCTTCTTTCTATCACAGATGTAAACATAGTAGCCATCGTACCAGTAATCGCCACACTAAATGCTGATGAAGACAAAGCAAAAAGAAGAAAATTTAATGTATCCACAACCGAATTAATTATATTAGCAATCTGCTGAAATGCAAACGTGGTTACCAGATCTTTATATTTATTTTTTATTCCATCAACCACATTCACTACATGTGCACTATCAATTGCAACAACGAGTATACCGCTATAATTATTCATTGAGAATAAGGAACGACCAGCCTGAAGAGGTAAAAACAATGTAGAATCAGGGTTAAGGACTAACGCATTACCGTACTTACCCAGTATGCCAGAAATTCTTACATTAATATTCTTTATTTCTAAATTACTACCTTTTGAAATAGCAATTTTTATTCCCACAGAATCACCCACATTAATCAGCCTATTGTTATCCTTATATGCTATATCGTGACCTAGTATACCCGACGTATATGATGTGGGACTGGGAATAACACCACTTTCAAATTCTAAACTAGGAACAACTTTAAATAATTCACTTAGATTTGTTGCATAAATTGAAATAGTGAGTTGAGATCCATCGGATCTTTTTATCACACCCTGAGAAGTATAAAACGGTATTGCTGTTTTCACGTAACTTAATGATTTAAGAGCATTAACTGTATTATCAGTAAAACTATAACCTTTCTCAGGAAAAACTACTATAACATTCTGACCCAATGACGTGAGACTGCTTACTATAGTTAACGAATACCCTTGAGTTGTACCTATTATTGTAACCATAGCAGCAGGACCTATAGCTATTCCTATTATGGTTAGAATGGCTCTTAGTTTCTTCTCAGTCAGTGTAGAGAAAGCAAATCTAAAAATATCAGTAATCCTTATCATAAACACTCACTCAATGTTTTGTTTTCTTGTACAAGATATAGATCATGTACCCGCTTACTGATAGAAATATAACGGTAGCTACAATTATTAAAAGCTCATACATATTTGGTAAAATAAGACTTGGCGTCTGCGTCTGTATCTGTGAAGGTTTATGCGTAATATTTAGGGTTATTGGATAACGTTCAGTAGTTATTTCATTAAAGACATTCCTAAATCTAATTACAATATACACAGTTATTTTATTTACAGTTATATTATTTATATTGGCTGATAAACTTATTGGTACTTGTGAACCAACGTCTACATCGCCCACAAATGTATATGAACTAGGAAGCGTGACTATATCACTACCTTCCAACCATGCTTCAACATTTCCAGCCTTATAAGTTCCTAAGTTAATTAATGTTGTCGATACTGTTACCATGGCACCTGAATAAACAGGTTCTGGTTCGACTGTGACATCGATGAGTTTTATTTTAGCAAGACCCTCTATAAAAAGAATAGCTGTCTGAGTAAAATTATGCCTGAAACCTGCAGGATCAACAAAAGTAATCGAAAGCACTATTGGTACTGATCCTAGATAATTGATTGATGGATTTACGGACACAATCCATGACACAGGTACTTCTGAGTTAGGCCCAATTACAGGTATGTATTTTACAGTTGATGATATTGAGATTGGTGCCTCTGTGTTGGTTATCGCAACATATACATTATAAACTGACGATGAACCATTATTCTTAAAGTATATATTAATTTCTGCAGTTCTATTACCAACTAATAGTTTAGATTTTCCTTCAACAACTTGAATAATATTTGATGAACCCGGTAACCAAAAGATTCCATTAACTATGACATTCCTAACAACATTCCACTGATCCAAAAAATTAAGCTTTATGATTATCGGATAATAACCTGGAACCACATTTTTGCTAATAGATACTGAAACAGGTATTGCAAGAAAATCTCCAATACTTGCCTGTGTTACCTGCTGAGGAACCGCAAGCTGTAAACTAGGAACGGGTGTACGCTGTAATAAATTCTGAACCTGATTTATAGAAGTAAATATATAAGGTGTCGCATTTAAAATTCTCATTCCAGTTGTTGTGGAGTTAAAACCTTCTGGTAGCTGAACCTCTGCAATAATTCCCTTCAAAGTTGGCACCTCTGTATTTCTGACAAGAACAATTAATGTAGCTCCTACATCACCTGGATTAGGGGCATATCCAACCCAGTTATATGTGATATATTCAAAACCTTCCAATGAATTCACACGTAATGTTACCTCTTTTTCTTCACTAACTTTTAAATTATTTCCTCCACTCAATAAAACATAATCAATCCTTAAAGATGCAGCATATAATCCGGGCATCATGTTTGGATCAACATTTATATTAAAACTTGCAGATGCAGTCTGCCATTGTTGTATTGGGCCTGCTATGTATGATTCTATCCCATTAACTCCTGGTGTAAATCCCTTAGGCAGAACGAGCTTTAAGTGAACACCTGCGATCGAAAACGGTGCTTCATTGTTTATAACTAAATTAAATGTAGCGTTCTGAGTTCCAGGATATACAGGATAATTATTAAGCCAACCTGAGCTAACTATACTAACATATGGAGGCCCTGAAGGTGGTTGAGATACGTATAACATAGAAGCAGACTTAACATTTCTGTATATTGTAGCACCATAAATACTTATAAAATATTTTATACTTACCGAGAACATATAAGATCCTGGAATTGTTTGTGGTGATATATCAAAATATAGAACAGCAGAAGCAAACGAACCTGAAGGTAATGTAGATGCAACGCCAGTTGAATTAATTATTGGTATGAAAATTTCAGGAGCGGAAACACCTATTTGAACAGCCTGCGCTGTATAAAGTCCAACATTAGCAATTTCAATTGTTAGAGGCACATTTTTAG
This region of Thermoprotei archaeon genomic DNA includes:
- a CDS encoding DNA topoisomerase IV subunit A, whose product is MSMNEDRIHVSERLKLLGLEVYKQLESGMYPKIKLPVRSVSNIIYDQEKGVVKLGEKMSIRSSSNIKQSKAFARLMWVAAFAKTNLVDKGKSCSLRDLYYHSFNDEVIKFDEQDESDNVVIELESILGVPRETFNILPEEKSSIFGDLMIEYTTPESHAGLRVNLMSDPDGKNIGLSIATAKFIETSAKMVIAVEKGAMFRRFIEEGLYNRLNAILIDTGGQAPRFTRIVIRRLHEELGLPVYILTDADPWGMHIARVITSGSAQAAHIPFLATPNAKWIGIWATDIKKYELPALKLNAIDTQRLTTLERDPRYNDGIWAEQLKSFKKIGLKAELEAFSKYGLTAIIDRYILKKIKNIEKDI
- a CDS encoding DNA topoisomerase VI subunit B is translated as MIEEKYESISPADFFYRNKEIAGFDNPARATYTILRELVENSLDSCENNGITPDVEIRMIRINDTNGVLTSKISENGDLFKIRVIDNGGGVPQEHIPLAFGQVFYGSKYRLKQARGLFGLGGKMAILYGQITANTTVEVASATLGSRFVHYYELMIDITKNKPLQLKRKILENTDGWHGTMISFSFIGDYYKAKSRIIEYLWQTSIILPYASIKFIDPDGVMYAFERKTESMPKRPREILPHPHGVDVELLKRLIIKSKGMTLKEFLIENFQRVGPKKAEKFLGYAGFQPDLRVEKLNQDMIAKLSAAMKNFSEFLPPDASGLSPIGKELLKIGIEESTDAEFVHVVQRPPSSYEGHPFIVETAIAYGGKIQPAGEGEVNLYRFANKIPLLYDVYNDVSMKVIKKIDWNNYKLKIYNEPIAFFVHICSTKIPYKTVGKEYIAEQPEVAREIELGLRENARYLSAYLSRKRVEEMSRTRLNVLSKYLKLIAKYSSELTGLPELVNLPTETQIEEVVKQ
- a CDS encoding FtsX-like permease family protein, whose product is MIRITDIFRFAFSTLTEKKLRAILTIIGIAIGPAAMVTIIGTTQGYSLTIVSSLTSLGQNVIVVFPEKGYSFTDNTVNALKSLSYVKTAIPFYTSQGVIKRSDGSQLTISIYATNLSELFKVVPSLEFESGVIPSPTSYTSGILGHDIAYKDNNRLINVGDSVGIKIAISKGSNLEIKNINVRISGILGKYGNALVLNPDSTLFLPLQAGRSLFSMNNYSGILVVAIDSAHVVNVVDGIKNKYKDLVTTFAFQQIANIINSVVDTLNFLLFALSSSAFSVAITGTMATMFTSVIERSKEIGVLKAMGYSNALVLLLITTEALLMSLLGGIVGVIIGTIGANVLSSTGSFVIRGVSESITIKAGPLITTDLILRSIGMAIVVGVVGGFIPAYRASKIQPAIALKYE